Proteins from a single region of Catharus ustulatus isolate bCatUst1 chromosome 22, bCatUst1.pri.v2, whole genome shotgun sequence:
- the DHX40 gene encoding probable ATP-dependent RNA helicase DHX40 isoform X1, whose protein sequence is MDGPALPIRRCRRQLVEAVRERPFLIVTGETGSGKSTQLPRYLYEAGLAEHGAIGVTQPRRVATVSVAQRVAQEMGSELGALVGYQVRFDDCTSEDTAIRYMTDGCLLRQILTDPLLSKYSVIILDEAHERSLSTDILFGLLKKLFLQKQPEGRRTEMKVVVMSATLEVEKLSEFFGHCSVLNIPGRSYPVKEIFCNLLSPRDVGSSAYVTEAVKVALDVHLNEPEGDILVFLTGQNEIERACDLLFKKAESIDYRYEVHDRAVEGLLILPLYGSMSTDQQKRIFLPAPRGIRKCVISTNIAATSLTIEGVRYVVDSGFVKQLNHNPRVGLDILEVVPISKSEAKQRAGRAGRTSAGKSFGLFSREFWEQCMPEHTVPEIRRSSLTSVILTLKCLCVHDVIRFPYLDPPEERHILEALKELYQCGAIDRRGHVTRLGEFLVQFPLPPNLSCAVIKAASLDCEDLLLPIAAMLSVENVFIRPGDPQKQKEAELQHQELASQVGGCNDFATLLNIFEQCKASKSPSAWCQQYWIHWRAVKSAFSVERQLREIVTKLKQLPDFPKETFEGSRTEILRRCLCAGYFINVARRSAARTFCTMDGHGSIVYIHPSSTLYNQETLLEWIIFHDVVVTSKIYVRTVCPVRYEWVQDLLPRLHQLDAHELSSVAREEVTEEEITKWEQREELKRQCEGVTDSSARKMERRNDEQSIQDARARYLQRKQQRAQGLSSPEKDMG, encoded by the exons ATGGACGGGCCCGCCCTGCCCatccgccgctgccgccgccagcTGGTGGAGGCCGTGCGGGAGCGGCCCTTCCTCATCGTCACCGGCGAGACGGGCAGCGGCAAAAGCACGCAGCTGCCCAGGTACCTCTACGAGGCAG ggctggcagagcacgGAGCCATCGGGGTGACGCAGCCGCGGCGCGTGGCCACCGTGTCGGTGGCACAGAGGGTGGCCCAGGAGATGGGCTCGGAGCTGGGGGCTCTCGTGGGGTACCAGGTCCGCTTCGACGACTGCACCTCTGAG GACACTGCCATCAGGTACATGACTGATGGGTGCCTGCTGAGACAGATCCTCACTGACCCCCTGCTCAGCAAGTACAGCGTCATCATCCTGGATGAAGCCCACGAGAGGAGCCTGAGCACT GACATTTTATTTGGTTTGCTGAAGAAATTGTTCCTGCAGAAGCAGCCAGAAGGCAGGAGGACAGAGATGAAGGTGGTGGTGATGTCAGCCACCCTGGAGGTGGAAAAGCTCTCTGAGTTCTTTGGGCACTGCTCAGTGctgaacattccagggaggAGTTACCCTGTCAAGGAGATATTCTGCAAcctgctgagccccagggatGTGGGCAGCTCTGCCTATGTCACAGAg GCTGTGAAGGTCGCCCTGGATGTTCACCTAAATGAACCAGAAGGTGACATCCTGGTTTTCCTCACAG GCCAGAATGAGATAGAAAGAGCTTGTGATTTGCTTTTCAAGAAAGCAGAATCCATCGATTACCGGTACGAGGTGCACGACCGGGCAGTGGAGGGGCTCCTCATCCTGCCCCTCTATGGCTCCATGTCCACAG aTCAACAGAAAAGGATATTTCTGCCAGCTCCCAGAGGCATCAGGAAATGTGTGATCTCCACAAACATTGCTGCAACATCTCTGACCATTGAAGGAGTCAG atatgtGGTGGACAGTGGCTTTGTGAAGCAGTTGAATCACAATCCCCGAGTTGGTTTGGACATCCTGGAGGTTGTTCCCATCTCCAA GAGCGAAGCCAAGCAGCGAGCCGGGCGCGCCGGGCGCACCTCGGCAGGGAAGAGCTTTGGGCTGTTCAGCAGGGAGTTCTGGGAGCAGTGCATGCCTGAGCACACCGTGCCAGAGAtcaggaggagcagcctcaCCTCGGTCATCCTCACCCTGAAATGCCTCTGCGTGCACGATGTCATCAG ATTTCCCTATTTGGACCCCCCTGAAGAAAGACACATTTTGGAAGCTCTGAAGGAACTTTACCAGTGTGGTGCCATTGACAG GAGAGGCCATGTGACCAGACTGGGAGAATTCCTGGTGCagtttcccctccctcccaacctgtcctgtgctgtgaTAAAAGCTGCTTCCCTGGACTGTGAGGATCTCCTGCTTCCCATTGCAGCCATGCTGTCCGTGGAAAACGTCTTCATCCGTCCAG GTGATCCTCAGAAGCAAAAGGAGGCTGAGCTTCAACACCAGGAACTTGCCTCACAAGTGGGAGGATGCAATGACTTTGCAACcctcttaaatatttttgaacagTGCAAAGCAAG CAAGTCTCCTTCAGCCTGGTGCCAGCAATACTGGATCCATTGGAGAGCTGTGAAATCTGCTTTTAGTGTGGAAAGACAGCTGAGGGAAATAGTCACTAAACTGAAACAg ctgcCAGACTTCCCTAAAGAGACATTTGAAGGCTCCAGGACTGAAATCCTGAGAAGGTGCCTGTGTGCAGGATACTTCATCAACGTTGCCAGGAG atcTGCAGCCAGGACATTCTGCACCATGGATGGACATGGCAGCATCGTCTACATCCACCCTTCATCCACA CTCTACAACCAGGAGACCCTGCTGGAGTGGATCATCTTCCACGACGTGGTGGTGACCTCCAAGATCTACGTGCGCACCGTGTGCCCCGTGCGCTACGAGTGGGTGCAGgacctgctgcccaggctgcaccAGCTGGATGCCCATGAGCTGAGCAGTGTGGCCAGGGAAGAGGTCACTGAGGAGGAAATAACCaagtgggagcagagggaggagctGAAAAGGCAGTGTG AAGGAGTCACAGACAGCTCTGCAAGGAAGATGGAGAGGAGGAATGATGAGCAATCCATCCAGGACGCCCGAGCTCGCTACCTGCAGAGGAAACAGCAGAGAGCTCAGGGTTTGAGCAGCCCAGAGAAGGACATGGGGTAA
- the DHX40 gene encoding probable ATP-dependent RNA helicase DHX40 isoform X3 yields the protein MGSELGALVGYQVRFDDCTSEDTAIRYMTDGCLLRQILTDPLLSKYSVIILDEAHERSLSTDILFGLLKKLFLQKQPEGRRTEMKVVVMSATLEVEKLSEFFGHCSVLNIPGRSYPVKEIFCNLLSPRDVGSSAYVTEAVKVALDVHLNEPEGDILVFLTGQNEIERACDLLFKKAESIDYRYEVHDRAVEGLLILPLYGSMSTDQQKRIFLPAPRGIRKCVISTNIAATSLTIEGVRYVVDSGFVKQLNHNPRVGLDILEVVPISKSEAKQRAGRAGRTSAGKSFGLFSREFWEQCMPEHTVPEIRRSSLTSVILTLKCLCVHDVIRFPYLDPPEERHILEALKELYQCGAIDRRGHVTRLGEFLVQFPLPPNLSCAVIKAASLDCEDLLLPIAAMLSVENVFIRPGDPQKQKEAELQHQELASQVGGCNDFATLLNIFEQCKASKSPSAWCQQYWIHWRAVKSAFSVERQLREIVTKLKQLPDFPKETFEGSRTEILRRCLCAGYFINVARRSAARTFCTMDGHGSIVYIHPSSTLYNQETLLEWIIFHDVVVTSKIYVRTVCPVRYEWVQDLLPRLHQLDAHELSSVAREEVTEEEITKWEQREELKRQCEGVTDSSARKMERRNDEQSIQDARARYLQRKQQRAQGLSSPEKDMG from the exons ATGGGCTCGGAGCTGGGGGCTCTCGTGGGGTACCAGGTCCGCTTCGACGACTGCACCTCTGAG GACACTGCCATCAGGTACATGACTGATGGGTGCCTGCTGAGACAGATCCTCACTGACCCCCTGCTCAGCAAGTACAGCGTCATCATCCTGGATGAAGCCCACGAGAGGAGCCTGAGCACT GACATTTTATTTGGTTTGCTGAAGAAATTGTTCCTGCAGAAGCAGCCAGAAGGCAGGAGGACAGAGATGAAGGTGGTGGTGATGTCAGCCACCCTGGAGGTGGAAAAGCTCTCTGAGTTCTTTGGGCACTGCTCAGTGctgaacattccagggaggAGTTACCCTGTCAAGGAGATATTCTGCAAcctgctgagccccagggatGTGGGCAGCTCTGCCTATGTCACAGAg GCTGTGAAGGTCGCCCTGGATGTTCACCTAAATGAACCAGAAGGTGACATCCTGGTTTTCCTCACAG GCCAGAATGAGATAGAAAGAGCTTGTGATTTGCTTTTCAAGAAAGCAGAATCCATCGATTACCGGTACGAGGTGCACGACCGGGCAGTGGAGGGGCTCCTCATCCTGCCCCTCTATGGCTCCATGTCCACAG aTCAACAGAAAAGGATATTTCTGCCAGCTCCCAGAGGCATCAGGAAATGTGTGATCTCCACAAACATTGCTGCAACATCTCTGACCATTGAAGGAGTCAG atatgtGGTGGACAGTGGCTTTGTGAAGCAGTTGAATCACAATCCCCGAGTTGGTTTGGACATCCTGGAGGTTGTTCCCATCTCCAA GAGCGAAGCCAAGCAGCGAGCCGGGCGCGCCGGGCGCACCTCGGCAGGGAAGAGCTTTGGGCTGTTCAGCAGGGAGTTCTGGGAGCAGTGCATGCCTGAGCACACCGTGCCAGAGAtcaggaggagcagcctcaCCTCGGTCATCCTCACCCTGAAATGCCTCTGCGTGCACGATGTCATCAG ATTTCCCTATTTGGACCCCCCTGAAGAAAGACACATTTTGGAAGCTCTGAAGGAACTTTACCAGTGTGGTGCCATTGACAG GAGAGGCCATGTGACCAGACTGGGAGAATTCCTGGTGCagtttcccctccctcccaacctgtcctgtgctgtgaTAAAAGCTGCTTCCCTGGACTGTGAGGATCTCCTGCTTCCCATTGCAGCCATGCTGTCCGTGGAAAACGTCTTCATCCGTCCAG GTGATCCTCAGAAGCAAAAGGAGGCTGAGCTTCAACACCAGGAACTTGCCTCACAAGTGGGAGGATGCAATGACTTTGCAACcctcttaaatatttttgaacagTGCAAAGCAAG CAAGTCTCCTTCAGCCTGGTGCCAGCAATACTGGATCCATTGGAGAGCTGTGAAATCTGCTTTTAGTGTGGAAAGACAGCTGAGGGAAATAGTCACTAAACTGAAACAg ctgcCAGACTTCCCTAAAGAGACATTTGAAGGCTCCAGGACTGAAATCCTGAGAAGGTGCCTGTGTGCAGGATACTTCATCAACGTTGCCAGGAG atcTGCAGCCAGGACATTCTGCACCATGGATGGACATGGCAGCATCGTCTACATCCACCCTTCATCCACA CTCTACAACCAGGAGACCCTGCTGGAGTGGATCATCTTCCACGACGTGGTGGTGACCTCCAAGATCTACGTGCGCACCGTGTGCCCCGTGCGCTACGAGTGGGTGCAGgacctgctgcccaggctgcaccAGCTGGATGCCCATGAGCTGAGCAGTGTGGCCAGGGAAGAGGTCACTGAGGAGGAAATAACCaagtgggagcagagggaggagctGAAAAGGCAGTGTG AAGGAGTCACAGACAGCTCTGCAAGGAAGATGGAGAGGAGGAATGATGAGCAATCCATCCAGGACGCCCGAGCTCGCTACCTGCAGAGGAAACAGCAGAGAGCTCAGGGTTTGAGCAGCCCAGAGAAGGACATGGGGTAA
- the DHX40 gene encoding probable ATP-dependent RNA helicase DHX40 isoform X2, with translation MDGPALPIRRCRRQLVEAVRERPFLIVTGETGSGKSTQLPRYLYEAGLAEHGAIGVTQPRRVATVSVAQRVAQEMGSELGALVGYQVRFDDCTSEDTAIRYMTDGCLLRQILTDPLLSKYSVIILDEAHERSLSTDILFGLLKKLFLQKQPEGRRTEMKVVVMSATLEVEKLSEFFGHCSVLNIPGRSYPVKEIFCNLLSPRDVGSSAYVTEAVKVALDVHLNEPEGDILVFLTGQNEIERACDLLFKKAESIDYRYEVHDRAVEGLLILPLYGSMSTDQQKRIFLPAPRGIRKCVISTNIAATSLTIEGVRYVVDSGFVKQLNHNPRVGLDILEVVPISKSEAKQRAGRAGRTSAGKSFGLFSREFWEQCMPEHTVPEIRRSSLTSVILTLKCLCVHDVIRFPYLDPPEERHILEALKELYQCGAIDRRGHVTRLGEFLVQFPLPPNLSCAVIKAASLDCEDLLLPIAAMLSVENVFIRPGDPQKQKEAELQHQELASQVGGCNDFATLLNIFEQCKASKSPSAWCQQYWIHWRAVKSAFSVERQLREIVTKLKQLPDFPKETFEGSRTEILRRCLCAGYFINVARRSAARTFCTMDGHGSIVYIHPSSTLYNQETLLEWIIFHDVVVTSKIYVRTVCPVRYEWVQDLLPRLHQLDAHELSSVAREEVTEEEITKWEQREELKRQCGVTDSSARKMERRNDEQSIQDARARYLQRKQQRAQGLSSPEKDMG, from the exons ATGGACGGGCCCGCCCTGCCCatccgccgctgccgccgccagcTGGTGGAGGCCGTGCGGGAGCGGCCCTTCCTCATCGTCACCGGCGAGACGGGCAGCGGCAAAAGCACGCAGCTGCCCAGGTACCTCTACGAGGCAG ggctggcagagcacgGAGCCATCGGGGTGACGCAGCCGCGGCGCGTGGCCACCGTGTCGGTGGCACAGAGGGTGGCCCAGGAGATGGGCTCGGAGCTGGGGGCTCTCGTGGGGTACCAGGTCCGCTTCGACGACTGCACCTCTGAG GACACTGCCATCAGGTACATGACTGATGGGTGCCTGCTGAGACAGATCCTCACTGACCCCCTGCTCAGCAAGTACAGCGTCATCATCCTGGATGAAGCCCACGAGAGGAGCCTGAGCACT GACATTTTATTTGGTTTGCTGAAGAAATTGTTCCTGCAGAAGCAGCCAGAAGGCAGGAGGACAGAGATGAAGGTGGTGGTGATGTCAGCCACCCTGGAGGTGGAAAAGCTCTCTGAGTTCTTTGGGCACTGCTCAGTGctgaacattccagggaggAGTTACCCTGTCAAGGAGATATTCTGCAAcctgctgagccccagggatGTGGGCAGCTCTGCCTATGTCACAGAg GCTGTGAAGGTCGCCCTGGATGTTCACCTAAATGAACCAGAAGGTGACATCCTGGTTTTCCTCACAG GCCAGAATGAGATAGAAAGAGCTTGTGATTTGCTTTTCAAGAAAGCAGAATCCATCGATTACCGGTACGAGGTGCACGACCGGGCAGTGGAGGGGCTCCTCATCCTGCCCCTCTATGGCTCCATGTCCACAG aTCAACAGAAAAGGATATTTCTGCCAGCTCCCAGAGGCATCAGGAAATGTGTGATCTCCACAAACATTGCTGCAACATCTCTGACCATTGAAGGAGTCAG atatgtGGTGGACAGTGGCTTTGTGAAGCAGTTGAATCACAATCCCCGAGTTGGTTTGGACATCCTGGAGGTTGTTCCCATCTCCAA GAGCGAAGCCAAGCAGCGAGCCGGGCGCGCCGGGCGCACCTCGGCAGGGAAGAGCTTTGGGCTGTTCAGCAGGGAGTTCTGGGAGCAGTGCATGCCTGAGCACACCGTGCCAGAGAtcaggaggagcagcctcaCCTCGGTCATCCTCACCCTGAAATGCCTCTGCGTGCACGATGTCATCAG ATTTCCCTATTTGGACCCCCCTGAAGAAAGACACATTTTGGAAGCTCTGAAGGAACTTTACCAGTGTGGTGCCATTGACAG GAGAGGCCATGTGACCAGACTGGGAGAATTCCTGGTGCagtttcccctccctcccaacctgtcctgtgctgtgaTAAAAGCTGCTTCCCTGGACTGTGAGGATCTCCTGCTTCCCATTGCAGCCATGCTGTCCGTGGAAAACGTCTTCATCCGTCCAG GTGATCCTCAGAAGCAAAAGGAGGCTGAGCTTCAACACCAGGAACTTGCCTCACAAGTGGGAGGATGCAATGACTTTGCAACcctcttaaatatttttgaacagTGCAAAGCAAG CAAGTCTCCTTCAGCCTGGTGCCAGCAATACTGGATCCATTGGAGAGCTGTGAAATCTGCTTTTAGTGTGGAAAGACAGCTGAGGGAAATAGTCACTAAACTGAAACAg ctgcCAGACTTCCCTAAAGAGACATTTGAAGGCTCCAGGACTGAAATCCTGAGAAGGTGCCTGTGTGCAGGATACTTCATCAACGTTGCCAGGAG atcTGCAGCCAGGACATTCTGCACCATGGATGGACATGGCAGCATCGTCTACATCCACCCTTCATCCACA CTCTACAACCAGGAGACCCTGCTGGAGTGGATCATCTTCCACGACGTGGTGGTGACCTCCAAGATCTACGTGCGCACCGTGTGCCCCGTGCGCTACGAGTGGGTGCAGgacctgctgcccaggctgcaccAGCTGGATGCCCATGAGCTGAGCAGTGTGGCCAGGGAAGAGGTCACTGAGGAGGAAATAACCaagtgggagcagagggaggagctGAAAAGGCAGTGTG GAGTCACAGACAGCTCTGCAAGGAAGATGGAGAGGAGGAATGATGAGCAATCCATCCAGGACGCCCGAGCTCGCTACCTGCAGAGGAAACAGCAGAGAGCTCAGGGTTTGAGCAGCCCAGAGAAGGACATGGGGTAA